The following are from one region of the Pseudomonas lalucatii genome:
- a CDS encoding heavy metal sensor histidine kinase yields MTRLSLTARMSLMFMLAVAAVLSVAALSFYRLSQHHFVMLDHQVLQEKLASTRAILRDAPAGTSLEQLQPQLSALLGAHHDLTAVILAADGRVVFADPGGLSIPPHFRAYPEDAAWEWQGERRMYRGISASVTAAGQAEPLTLMLVLDVTSHMSFFDTLQRWFWIGLAISALVSAGLGWMVARSGLRPLRQVTRLAASMSAKSLKERIPLAPVPLELQQLVSSFNAMLGRLDDAFVRLSNFSADIAHELRTPLSSLMTHTEVILSRKRDVDSYEDNLYSNLEDLKRMARMIDDMLFLAKSDNGLIVPAQQPVALETLVAKLFDYYQLLADDRGIELRLSGTAWVQGDVLMLHRAISNLLSNALRYTPQGQAIAVTLGEDAAAVRLSVENPGEGIPAEHLERLFDRFYRADPARREGEPSNAGLGLAITRSIVEAHQGRIWCSSANGRTAFHMEFPRAEAQRPSP; encoded by the coding sequence ATGACTCGTCTGTCCCTGACCGCCCGCATGAGCCTGATGTTCATGCTCGCCGTGGCGGCGGTGCTGAGCGTCGCGGCGCTGAGTTTCTATCGTCTCAGCCAGCACCATTTCGTCATGCTCGATCACCAGGTGCTGCAGGAGAAGCTGGCCTCGACCCGCGCCATCCTGCGCGACGCGCCGGCGGGGACGAGCCTGGAGCAGTTGCAGCCGCAGCTGAGTGCTCTGCTCGGCGCCCACCACGATCTGACGGCCGTGATCCTCGCGGCAGACGGCCGGGTGGTGTTCGCCGATCCCGGGGGGCTCAGCATCCCGCCGCACTTTCGCGCCTACCCGGAAGACGCGGCCTGGGAGTGGCAGGGCGAGCGGCGCATGTACCGCGGCATCAGCGCGTCCGTCACGGCGGCGGGGCAGGCCGAACCGCTGACGCTGATGCTGGTGCTGGATGTCACCAGCCACATGTCCTTCTTCGACACCCTGCAGCGCTGGTTCTGGATCGGCCTGGCCATCAGCGCCCTGGTCAGCGCCGGGCTCGGCTGGATGGTGGCGCGCAGCGGCCTGCGGCCCTTGCGCCAGGTCACCCGCCTGGCCGCGTCGATGTCGGCCAAGTCGCTCAAGGAGCGCATCCCGCTGGCGCCCGTACCGCTGGAGCTGCAGCAGCTGGTGTCCTCGTTCAATGCCATGCTGGGGCGTCTGGACGATGCCTTCGTGCGCCTGTCCAACTTCTCCGCGGATATCGCCCATGAGCTGAGGACTCCGCTCAGCAGCCTGATGACCCACACCGAGGTCATCCTCAGCAGGAAGCGCGACGTCGACAGCTATGAGGACAACCTCTATTCGAACCTGGAGGACCTCAAGCGCATGGCGCGGATGATCGACGACATGCTGTTTCTGGCCAAGTCCGACAACGGCCTGATCGTTCCCGCGCAGCAGCCGGTCGCGCTCGAGACGCTGGTGGCCAAGCTGTTCGACTATTACCAGCTGCTGGCCGACGACCGCGGCATCGAACTGCGGCTCTCGGGCACGGCCTGGGTCCAGGGCGATGTGCTGATGCTGCACCGCGCCATCTCGAACCTGCTGTCCAATGCACTGCGCTATACCCCGCAGGGGCAGGCCATCGCGGTTACGCTCGGCGAGGACGCCGCGGCGGTGCGATTGTCCGTGGAAAACCCGGGCGAGGGCATCCCGGCCGAGCACCTGGAGCGCCTGTTCGACAGGTTCTACCGCGCCGACCCGGCCCGCCGGGAGGGCGAACCGAGCAACGCCGGCCTGGGGCTGGCGATCACCCGTTCGATCGTCGAGGCCCACCAGGGGCGGATCTGGTGCAGCTCGGCGAATGGTCGGACGGCGTTCCACATGGAGTTCCCCCGCGCCGAGGCGCAACGGCCGAGTCCCTAG
- a CDS encoding heavy metal response regulator transcription factor, with amino-acid sequence MKLLVAEDEPRTGIYLQQGLREAGFNVDRVMTGSEALQHALDEDYDLLILDVMMPGLDGWDVLRRVRAAGRNLPVLFLTARDGVEDRVKGLELGADDYLVKPFAFAELLARVRTLLRRGSGAPPQSSLSIADLEVDLLKRRASRAGRRIDLTAKEFALLELLLRRRGEVLPKSLIASQVWDMNFDSDTNVIEVAIRRLRAKIDDDFAVKLIHTVRGMGYMLDTPGGQ; translated from the coding sequence ATGAAGCTTCTGGTCGCCGAGGATGAACCCAGAACCGGCATTTACCTGCAGCAGGGCCTGCGCGAGGCGGGATTCAACGTGGACCGGGTCATGACTGGCAGCGAGGCCCTGCAGCATGCCCTCGACGAGGACTACGACCTGCTGATTCTCGATGTGATGATGCCGGGCCTGGATGGCTGGGACGTGCTGAGGCGGGTGCGGGCGGCCGGCCGGAACCTTCCGGTGCTGTTTCTGACCGCACGGGACGGCGTGGAGGACAGGGTCAAGGGGCTCGAGCTGGGGGCGGACGACTACCTGGTCAAGCCATTCGCCTTCGCCGAGCTGCTGGCCCGGGTCAGGACGCTGCTGCGCCGTGGCAGCGGCGCGCCGCCGCAGTCCAGCCTGAGCATCGCCGATCTCGAGGTCGATCTGCTCAAACGCAGGGCCTCCCGGGCGGGGCGGCGCATCGACCTGACCGCCAAGGAGTTCGCCCTGCTCGAACTGTTGCTGCGCCGCCGCGGCGAGGTGTTGCCCAAGTCGCTGATCGCCTCCCAGGTGTGGGACATGAACTTCGACAGCGACACCAACGTCATCGAGGTGGCGATCAGGCGGTTGCGGGCAAAGATCGACGACGACTTCGCGGTGAAGCTGATCCACACCGTGCGCGGCATGGGCTATATGCTCGACACGCCGGGGGGGCAATGA